AATTGGCACACCCGCACGCTCTGACCAAATCACTAACTGATCGACAGCTGCCGCACGAAACGTATCCGCCGCACCAAGTACTACTTTTAAGCCTTGTGATTTGAATTGAGAAGCCAATTTACCAATCGTCGTTGTTTTACCTACTCCGTTAACGCCGACTACCATAATTACATAGGGAACGTCTTTTTTAGGGATAGCAAAACCATTTGTATCTTCGATATTATTTTCAGAAAGTAAACCCGCAATTTCTTCGCGTAGAATCTTATCTAATTCGGAAGTCGAAACATATTTATCACGTTCTACTCGTTCTTCTATTCGACGAATAATTTTGATTGTTGTTTCTACTCCAACGTCAGAAGAAATTAAGACTTCTTCTAAGTCGTCTAAAACCTCATCGTCTACTTTTGATTTCCCAACAACAGCACGACTAATTTTATCAAACAAAGAAGTTTTAGATTTCTCCAAACCTTCATCTAATTTTTCTTTGCTTTCTTTACCTAATATCTTTTTGAACCAACTCATTAAAAGCTAAATTTCTTTAAAATTTTGTACGAAGATACATAAAATATAAGGAAATAAAAAAGCCGCCCAAAAGAGCAGCTCTATTAACCTTAATATTTTCTATTAAGCTAACAATTATTTTGCGAAGAACGCATCAGTATCGTCAGCGTTAACTACTTTTTCAACAAATACGTAAGCTCCAGATTTAGGAGATTTTACCATTTTGATTACTTTGGTCATTTTTTTAGACCCTGTTTGTAGGGTTGCTACTGTCTTTTTTGCCATCGTCTAAAATTTTATTATTTGATCTCCTTATGAACTGTATACTTTTTCAATACTGGGTTGTATTTTTTCAACTCAATACGATCTGGAGTATTCTTTTTGTTTTTAGTTGTGATATAACGAGACATTCCTGGCATACCACTTTCTTTATGCTCTGTACATTCTAAAATAACCTGTACTCTGTTTCCTTTTTTTGCCATGGTGTCTTAAATTATTTGATTAAACCTTCTTTACGTGCACGTCTAACAGCCTCATCAACTCCTAACTTGTTGATTGTTTTTAAACCGTGTGCAGAAACTTTTAAAGTAATCCACTCACCAGCTTCTGGCATAAAAAATTTCTTTTTGAACAAATTCACTTCAAAAGTGCGTTTTGTTTTATTATTAGCGTGAGAAACATTGTTTCCTACTAATCTTCTCTTACCTGTAATTTGACAAATGTTTGACATCTTATTTTGTATTGTCCTATTTTAAACGGAGTGCAAAGTAACAAATTAAATATTACTTATACAACTCTTTAGGTTATTAATTTTATATTTTCTTCTTATTTTGTTTGTATAACAACTTCTGCGCAAGTGTATAAGCTAAGATAATTCCCATTACCAATAGTGCTATTCTTGCGATGACGTCACCATACTTTGTATAAAACGTTAATTCACTATTCATTAAAATTGTACCATTTAAGGCACCCTGCTCTCCATATGGTAATGACTTCATTATATCTCCTCGCTGATTAACGAAAGCCGAAATACCTGAGTTTGCAGATCTAACAATAGCGCGTCTATTTTCAATAGCTCTCAAATTACCATATAATAGTAATTGACGATGACCATCGGTAGAGCCCCACCAAGAATCGTTGGTCATTGTGAATATAACATTAGCACCTTCTCTCACATATTCTGTTGTATAGTCTCCGTAAATAGATTCGTAACATATAACCGGAGCAACAGTAGCGGTGTTTGTATTATTCTTGAAAACAGAACGATGAGGTTGAACCCCCAACGTTTTTGTTGTGCCGCCAAAGTTAAGCATAAATTCTCCAATAATTGGCATTAAATAGTTACGATATGGAAAAATTTCTACTCCAGGCACTAATTTACTCTTATGATATACTTCGATCGAGTCGTTTCCTCCTATCTGTAAAGCCGAATTATAGGCATCATACCACGTTATTCCATCTTTCATAACTGATGCAGTTTCTGATGCTAAAGACGACATAGGATAAATTCGCATGATTGATGCACCTGTTACGAAATGTAAATCGTTCTTCGTACTTGTCCATTGTTGAATATCTTGTACAATTAAATCATCATACATATTGTCAAAAATAAGTGCAGAAGAACCTGGAACAGCTGTTTCTGGCGCAACAACAAATTGGGTTTTTGGTTGAATATTCTTCAGTGCCAATTGCTTCAATTCGTCATAAATCTGTAATCCATCTTTCATGTATTTTTCATTGTAAGGATCAAGATCTGGTTGAAGAATCAACACATCAAGCGCTTTTCCTTTTTCCTCGTAATTTGCATACATTATATAAGATAAACCAATTGGAACAGCAATTAATAATCCTGCATAAATACCTAATTTGTTTAAATATTTAATTTCTTTTTTATTGATGTAAGCTGTTAAATAATAGAACACAATAATATTTACGATCCATATCCAAAGTGCTCCACCAAAAGTTCCTGTGTATTCGTACCATTGTACCCATTCGTGATATTTTGCAAAACCATTTCCAAGGTTAAACCATGGCCAAGTCAATTCCCAATTCAATGTTAGTTTATCAAAACTCATCCAAATGGCTGGAAGAAAAACTAAGCCATACAAATTTCCTGCTTTTGTTTTAACAACATGATACAGTTGAAAAACAATTGACATAAATAACGAATTCGCGAAAACTGGAATTAAATAAGCACTCCACGAATTTTGTAAATCTCCATTCGCATTGGTTTCTTGCGCATAATGCAACCACCAAATTACAATTGCATTCCAAATAAAAAAGGCTAAATATGAAAGTCCAAAAATCTTACGTCTTTTTTTCTTGAATTCTGCGCGCTGCGTTATTTGATGTTCTGCCAACATCAAGGGCACAAATCCTATAAATAACAACAATGGAAAACCATGTGACGGCCAGCCTGCTGTTAACAATAATCCTGATAAGATTGCGTATGCAATGTATTTTTTCATGTGACAAATTTATAATATCATCGTTCAATAACCGATGATATTTATTGGAATATTTTATGAATTAAGTTTTTCGAAGTACGATTTACGATTTACTAACTTCAATATAATAATTTGGATTAATCGTTACATCACTCGTTTTTGTAATTGTTGAATGATTAATCGTTTGCCAATTTGATGTTGGATTGATTGTAATGTCAGAATCTTTCAAACGCAAAGGCATTGCAAATCCACCCACCACATTCGTATATCTATATTCTACTTTGTTACCATTTTCTCTTAATTCTAACGTAGGAACTTTGACAGTTCTTAAATATTGATTGAAAAAAGCAGTCAAATTTAATCCAGAATATTTGGCAATATAATTTTCGATTTGTTCTGTTGTCACCGTTTGATGATAAAACTCTTTGTTCAAACCTCGTAATAGTTGTCTAAATTTTTCGTCATCATTCATCCAAGTTCTCAACGTATGAATCATATTTGCGCCTTTGTAGTACATGTCACCACTTCCTTCTTGATTGACACCATATACTCCGATTATTGGACTATCATTTTGGATTGCATTTCTTGTTCCACGTACATATTCGCTTCCTGCTTCTTTCCCATGAAATGTTTCTGTAAATAAGGTTTCAGAATAAGCTGTAAACGATTCATGAATCCACATATCTGCAACATCTTTCTCTGTTATATTATTTCCGAACCATTCGTGACCAGCTTCGTGAACGATAATAAAATCCCATTTTAGTCCCCAACCAGAACCTGATAAATCGCGCCCTAAATACCCATTCTCGAATTTATTTCCGTACGCAATTCCAGATTGATGTTCCATTCCCAAATGTGGAGTTTCTACAATCTTGAACGAATCTTCGTAAAAAGCATAAGGTCCAAACCAATGTTCAAAACTTTTTAACATCATTTTAGCTTGTTCGAACTGTGATTTAGCTTTATCAATGTTATAATCTAATACATAATAATCTAAATCCAATTGACCATTTTCGCCATTGTAAGTATCTTTAAAATTGACATAATTCCCTACGTATGGGACAATATTATAATTATTAATTGGGTTAACTACTTTCCAAGTAGAAGCCGTTTTTCCATTTTTTTCTTGCTTAGAAACTAATCGTCCATTTCCTACACCAACTAAATCATGAGGTGTGATAATTTCCAATTCCATTCCATTATCAGGCTCATCACCTAAATAATCTTTGTTCGGAAACCAAGCACTTGCACCCAAACCTTGTACAGCCACAGTCATCCAATCACGACCTTTTTTATCTTTTTCAAAAATCCAACCGCCATCCCATGGTGCTTTTTTTGCTACAATTGGATGTCCAGAATATTCTAATTCTAAATCATTCGAAGTATTCTTGATGTTTTTTCCGACATGAATAAAGTACACATTACCATCACGCTTAAAATCAGAAATTTTCTTTCCATTCAATTTTACAGCCAAAACAATCATTGGTTCTTGTAAATCAATTTGAATTAAATCTGATTTCTGAGGCGCCGTTTTATCAAAAGTAATGGTTGTTCTTCCTTTGATAAATTTCGATTTAAAATCGGGTTCTACGCTTACTTTATAGTGTTTAACATCCCACCAATTTCTGAACTCATTATTGGTTCCGCGAAGGGAATCTTGTCGTGTAAACTCTTTTTTGTGATTAAGAACTTGTGCATGTGTTGTCATCGATATCAAGCCAAGCAATAGTACTAATTTCTTCATAGTCATTTTTAAAACATATCAAAAATAAGATTATATATTTGATAAATAAGCGAAAAATCTATGATTACAGAAAAATTTACGGAAAGAATAAATTATCTAAAAAATAATCAATTAATCGTTGAAGCTTTGTACGAAATTTTGGATGAATTGAATTTAAACCATAGTGCTTTTACTGGTTTTAATTTTCGAGAAGAAATAGAACCGAAAGGATTGTTATTAACAGCGGAAGGAAACGAATCAACAGGAATAAGTATTCATGTTCCACGCAATATTTTAGATTTTGATTTGAGTTTAATCTCCAATTTATTGATGCACGAAATGATACATATATATCAACGTTCAGGTGATAATCAAATCGAATTGCGAGAAGAGCGCGAATGGCAAGCTTATACAGAAATGATTTTTCATAAACGGTTTCCAAACATTCCTACATTAAGTAATTTTTACATTAAACAATTTGGTGAAAAAGCATTGACGTATTACAACCGAATGCCAAATGATATGAAAGCGAAATATGCGGATGAAAAAACTGATTTAGAAAATATTTTGCAACTTATCAATAAAAAAGATTAGAGAGATCGTGCTAAAACTTGCGGTTTATAGTTTTGTGAACGCTGACAATTTATCAACCTAAAACTGACGATTTATTCTGCTTCAACCCAATTTATTCTTCATAATCTGACAACATGACATTTGATTTTATCAGATGTCATTCTTTTTTATGTTGGCACAAAGATTGACTATTACGGATATAACTTCACTATCATGAAGTATAAAAACGTTTAAAATAAATTAATAATATAAAATATAACTAAACAATATGAGCAAAATAATCGGAATCGACTTAGGTACAACGAACTCTTGTGTTTCTGTAATGGAAGGAAGCGAGCCAGTTGTAATTCCAAATGCAGAAGGTAAAAGAACAACTCCATCTATCGTAGCATTCGTAGAAGGAGGTGAAATTAAAGTTGGTGATTCAGCAAAACGTCAAGCTGTAACAAACCCAAAGAAAACGATTTATTCTATTAAACGTTTCATGGGAACTAAATTTAATAATGATGCAGATGAAATCGGTCGTGTTCCTTATTCAGTTGTAAAAGGAAACAATGATACGCCAGCAGTTGATATTGATGGACGTAACTATACTCCACAAGAAATCTCAGCAATGATTTTACAAAAAATGAAAAAAACTGCTGAAGATTATTTAGGACAAGAAGTATCAAGAGCGGTAATTACTGTACCAGCTTATTTTAACGATGCTCAACGTCAAGCAACTAAAGAAGCTGGTGAAATTGCAGGTCTTAAAGTAGAACGTATTATCAACGAGCCTACTGCTGCTGCATTAGCTTACGGATTAGACAAAGCAAACTCAGATAAAAAAATCGTTGTTTACGATTTAGGTGGTGGTACTTTCGACGTATCAATCCTAGAATTAGGTGACGGTGTATTCGAAGTATTATCTACAAACGGTGATACACACTTAGGAGGTGATGATTTTGATGACGCAATCATCAACTGGTTAGCTTCTGAATTCCAAGCGAAAGAAGGTGTAGATTTGAAAAAAGACGCAATGGCTTTACAACGTTTACGTGAAGCTGCTGAAAAAGCTAAAATCGAATTATCTTCTTCTGCTCAAACAGAAATTAATTTACCATACGTTACAGCTAACGAAACAGGACCAAAACACTTAGTAGAAACTTTAACTCGTTCTAAATTTGATCAATTAACAGAAGATTTAGTACGTCGTTCTATGGAACCTTGTAAAAAAGCGTTATCTGATGCAGGTTTATCAATCAACGATATCGACGAAGTTATCTTAGTTGGTGGATCTACACGTATGCCAAAAATCCAAGAAGAAGTAGAAAAATTCTTCGGTAAAAAACCATCTAAAGGAGTTAATCCAGACGAGGTTGTTGCAATTGGTGCAGCTATCCAAGGAGGTGTTTTAACAGGTGATGTAAAAGACGTATTATTATTAGACGTTACACCATTATCTTTAGGTATCGAAACTTTAGGAGGAGTATTCACAAAATTAATTGAAGCGAATACAACAATTCCAACTAAAAAATCTGAAGTTTTCTCAACTGCAGTTGACAATCAACCAGCAGTAACATTAAGAATTGGTCAAGGAGAGCGTCCATTATTCAACGATAACAAAGAAATCGGACGTTTTGACTTAGTAGATATTCCACCAGCACAAAGAGGTGTTCCTCAAATCGAAGTAACATTTGATATTGATGCGAATGGTATCTTAAGTGTATCTGCAAAAGATAAAGGAACAGGAAAAGAGCAATCAATCAAAATTGAAGCTTCATCTGGATTATCTGATGCTGATATCGAAAGAATGAAAAAAGAAGCACAAGAAAATGCTGCAAAAGACGAAGAAGCAAAAAACAAAATTGAAAAAGTAAATGCTGCTGACGCGTTAATTTTCCAAACAGAAAAACAATTGACTGAGTACGGAGATAAAATTCCTGCTGACAAAAAACAACCAATTGAAGAAGCTTTAGCTGAGGTTAAATCTGCTCACGCTGCTCAAGACGTTGCTGCAATTGATGCTTCTATGGAAAAATTAAATACAGCTTGGAATGCTGCTTCACAAGAAATTTATGCTGCAATGAACGAAGGTCAAGAAAGTGGTGCACAAGCGCAACCAGGAGCTGATCAAGGTCAAGCAAAAAATGATGGTGTTGAAGACGTAGACTTCGAAGAAGTTAAATAATAGAATTTCATTTATCAATAGGAAAGCCTCGCATTGCGAGGCTTTTTTTGTCTATCAACAAATCTTATTTCGTTTTTTCTAATGCTTGTAGTATATCTTCGATAATATCTATTTTATCTTCTAATCCAACAGATAATCGTATCGAGCCTGGCATAATCCCTAACTCTGCACGTTCGGCATCTGATAATTTCGCATGAGTTGTTGTAGCCGGGTGTGTCGCTATCGATCTCGAATCTCCTAAATTTGAAGTATACAAAATCATTTTCAATGCATCTATAAATTTGAACGCACGTTCTTTTCCTCCTTTTACTTCAAAGGTTACAATTCCACCACCTCCTTTCATTTGTTTTTTCGCTAATTCATATTGCGGATGAGAGGGTAAAAAAGGGTATTTTACAGCTTCAATTTCAGGGTTACTTTCTAACGCCTCTGCCAAAGCCAAAGCATTTTCACAATGACGATCCATACGAAGAGGTAACGTTTCTAAACTTTTAGAAATTGTCCACGCATTAAAAGCAGACATTGCAGGACCAGTATGACGAATAAAAAACATCATTTCATTAATCAAATCTTGCTTTCCTATCACAACACCACCTAAAACTCGACCTTGTCCATCCATATATTTTGTTGCTGAATGAATAGATAAATCGAATCCAAACTCTAAAGGTTGTTGTAAATATGGTGTTGCAAAACAGTTGTCAATGGCAAAAATAACATGTGGATGTTTCTCTTTTATTTTTGCTAAAGCTTCTAAATCGAATAATTCCAAACCAGGATTAGAAGGCGATTCTAAAAAGACAATTTTGGTATTCGCTTGAATTGCTTTTTCCCAATCTTCGATATTTGGCGTTTCAACATAGGTATAGGTTACGCCCCAACGAGGAAATAGTTGTGTAATTAATTGATGTGTCGAACCAAAAATAGCACGACTTGACACAATATGATCACCACTTTTAATATAAGAAGCAAACGAAGCAAAAACAGCTGCCATCCCTGATGCGAACGCTAAACCAGCATCTGCTTTTTCTAACACACAAACGCGATTAATAAACTCTGTTGTATTTGGATTTGCATAACGCGAATAAACCATACCTTCCTCCTCTTCTACAAAAATAGCACGACCTTGTTCTGCACTATCAAAAATAAAACTTGAGGTTAAATATAATGGAACTGAATGCTCGCGAGTAGCAGATCTTGGCGCTTGCTCACGAATTATCTTAGACTGATCTTTTTTCATAAGATTCAAATTTAAAGATAGTTTTATTAAGCTAAAAGATTTTTATCAAGTTTTAAACCGAAATTATTTCTGTTTTTAATTTAATTTTCAATAAATAGATTCGATTCTAAAATCATTTATAGAAATATTTCAGAATTGATTTTAAATCCTTCAATTTCATCTTGATCAAAAATGATGAAACAGCAATATATTCTTAAAATATCATTCAGATTTAATCTTTACCTTTGTAACCTTATATCAATTTATGTCATTCGAAAATTTAGGATTATCACCATATCTCTCAAAAGCCATTACAATACTTGGATTTTTAAAACCTTTTGAAATTCAAACTGAGACTATTCCGTCTATTTTAAAAGGAAAAGATGTAATGGGAATTGCAAAAACAGGATCTGGAAAAACATTGTGTTTTGTTGCACCTTTGTTACAAAAAATTCAACATCAATCGTACGAAAAATCACGTTTTGTAAAAGCTCTAATTTTAGTTCCTACACGCGAATTAGCTGTTCAAATTGAACAAACATTTGCTGGTCTACAAACTGCTTTACGCCGCGAAGTACAAACACAGGCTGTATATGGTGGAACTTCGATTAATCCACAGATGAAGAATTTGTATGGAACAGAAATTTTGATAGCAACCCCTGGTCGTTTATTGGATTTAATGGATCATAATGCGTTATCGTTAGACCAATTGCAATATTTGGTAATTGATGAAGCGGACAAAATGTTTCAGATGGGGTTTGGAGATGAAATGAATAGAATCTTAAAAAGTGTTCCGAAAAAGAAACAATCGGTTCTTTTTTCAGCAACTTTAAATGATAAAATTGATGAAATCAAATCAACTTTAAATATCAATCCAATTGTTGTTGAAATTAAAAAGCAAGAAGTTGATTTAGAGCAAATAGAACAAGTAGCTTATAAAGTTGATGCCGAAACAAAAGGTCCTTTTTTACGCTATTTAATCAAATCTGAAAACTTAGAACAAGTGTTGATTTTTGTTTCTTCGACTCGTACAGCTGACAATTTGGTTGAAAAACTAAAAAAGAATAAAATTCCTGCAATGGCTGTTCACAGCAAGAAATCGCAAGGTGCGAGAATGGATAATTTAGAAGATTTTAAATTAGGAGATATTCGCGTTTTGGTTGCCACAGATTTGATTGGACGCGGAATTCATATCGAAGGTTTACCAATTGTAATTAATTACGAATTACCTCGATCGCCTTTAGATTATGTACACCGAATTGGACGTACTGGTCGTGCAAATGCAAACGGAAAAGCAATTAGTTTAATCACCGAAGAAGATTTGCATCATTTCAAAATTATTCAGAAAAAAATGGGTAAGAAAGTAAACATACTTTCGACTGATGATGTGAGCTTACATGGATTTTAAATAAGTTTTAGGTTATGAGTAATAAGTTTTTCAAAACTCATTACTCATAATTTTTAATTAAAATTAAGTCCAAAGATATTGTCTAAACTCTATTAACTTCTTCAACATTTTATTATCTTCCTCGTATTGAAGATCTTCTAAATTATTGTTATCAAGCTTACGTTTATTCCACCAATTATATAAATTCTCGATTTCGTTTTTTGCATTTTTATGTTCATCATCAAATGTCCAATCTACATGCCCTGTAAACAAATTTTCTTTTTCAATACAATCGGATAGAATCTGAAAACAAGCATGTAAAATAACCATATCCTTATCTAACCATTCATCGTTTAATGTTTCTATTTTTAGAAGATTCGAAGGTTTCATTATTATCTTTTTCAAAACTCATTACTCATAACTTTTGGCTCACAACTTCTAAGTATGTGGTCCAAGCATATTTTTAGGATCAAGGATCTCATCTAATCGTTCTTTAGACAACAAACCATGATCTAAAACCAATTGATAGACACTTCCACCAGTTTCTAAAGCTTCTTTCGCTATTTTTGTACTTGCTTTATATCCAATATACGGATTTAGTGCTGTAACAATTCCAATACTATTTTGCACTTCATTTTTCAGATGTTCCGCATTTGCAGTAATTCCATCCACACATTCCACACGCAATGTATCCATTGCATTTGTAAGATATTGAATTGACTCCATAATCGAAAAACCTATAATTGGCTCCATTACATTTAATTGCAATTGACCAGCTTCTGCTGCCATTGTAATTGTCAAATCATTTCCAATCACTTTAAAACAAACCTGATTCACCACTTCTGGAATAACCGGATTTACTTTTCCTGGCATAATCGAAGATCCTGGCTGTTTTGGAGGTAGATTAATTTCGAATAAACCTGCTCTTGGCCCTGAAGTTAGTAATCGTAAATCATTACAAATTTTAGATAATTTTACACAAAGACGTTTTAAAGCAGAAGAATAATCTACAAAGGCACTCGTATCAGAAGTTGCTTCCACTAAATTATCTGCCAATATCACCTCTTCCTTCATGATTTCTGCAATCTTTGTTGTACACAATTGTGCATAACCTGGAACGGCGTTCAAACCAGTTCCGATTGCTGTTGCTCCCATATTAATGACCAATAAATCAGTAGTGATACGATCTAAATTCTGAACTTCCTTGTTTAATGTAGTTGCAAAACCTTCAAATTCTTGACCTAATGTCATCGGAACTGCATCTTGCAATTGTGTGCGTCCCATCTTAATGACTTGTTCAAATTCTTTAGCTTTTTTATTAAATGACTCTGCCAGTTTTGTTAATGCTTCAACCAATGGTTTATTCATGTTAAACAAAGCTAATTTCAACGCAGTAGGATAAGCGTCGTTTGTGGATTGTGATAAATTTACATGATCATTTGGTGAACAAAATTGATATTCTCCTTTTTGTTTTCCTAAATGTTCTAACGCAATATTTGCAATCACTTCGTTTGCATTCATATTCGTAGAAGTTCCAGCACCACCTTGAATCATGTCAATCGGAAATTGATCCGTATATTTTCCTGCAATCAGCTCGTTCGATGCAAAAGAAATCGCATCATATATATCTTTTGATAAAACTCCCAACTCATGATTAGCTTGCGCTGCACCTAATTTCACTACACCTAACGCTTTAATAAATTCAGGGTAATGTGCTAAATAGTTGTTCGAAATTTTAAAATTATTAATTGCACGTTGTGTTTGTACTCCATAATAAGCCGTTTCAGGAAGTTGTAACTCTCCTAATAAATCTGACTCAGTTCTCATACTTATTCTTATTAGATTGTTTTTTTTAAATTTAAATTAAAGGTAAGGATTATTGTAGGATAAATTCTAAACTCGAATTACTAAATACTTCAAAAAATATATATCTTTAAAAATATTAATACAAAAGAAATGAAAACAACTCGATATTATTCATTGGACGTTTTTCGTGGCGCTACGGTCGCTTTAATGATTTTAGTGAATAATCCTGGCACGTGGTCCTTTATGTTTGATCCCTTAGAACATGCACAATGGCACGGATGTACACCAACCGATTTGGTCTTTCCTTTCTTTTTATTTGCAGTAGGCAATGCAATGGCTTTTGTAATTCCACGATTCAAACAACAACCGCAAAGCGAATTCTGGAAAAAAGTCATTAAACGAAGTATCCTTATCTTTCTAATTGGACTTTTTATCAATTGGTTTCCGTTTTTTAAATGGGAGAATAACGAACTTATTTTTAAGGCCTGGAAAGATTCTGAAGAAAGTGGCGTTCGAATAATGGGTGTTTTACAACGAATCGCTATTGCCTATTTTTTTGCTTCTGTTATTGCTTTTTACTTTAAAGAAAAAATGGTTCTTTGGATTTCAGGTATCATCTTAGTTGGCTATTGGTTATTGACAAAATTTTTAGGCGGTATTGACCCTTATTCTATCGAAGGGTTAATCGGAACAAAAATCGATACCCATATTTTAGGTTTAGCACATATTTACAAAGGTGAATCGATTCCATTTGATCCAGAAGGTATTTACAGTACCATCAATGCGATTCCTCAAGTTTTATTAGGCTATTTAACTGGCATTTTCATCAATAAACAAGGTAATATGAAATGGTTAAATAAATCTTTACCCGAAACCAATCAACCCAATTTTAGATTAGTAGCAGGTTTATTTGTTTTAGGGGTAATTGCTTTGCTATTAGGTTATTTTTGGCAATTAGATTTTCCGTACAACAAAAAGATTTGGAGTAGCTCATACGTTATTCATACAACAGGATTGTCATTATTAACAATTGCAACAATGATTTGGTTCATCGAAATTTTGAACGTCAAAAATGGTGTGATGAAATTCTTTGATGTATTCGGAAAAAATCCATTATTCATTTTTGCATTTAGTGGTTTATTTCCACGTTTATTAGGATTAATCCGAATCGAAAATGGATTTACCAATCAAGACGAAATCAAATACATTTCTCCTTTGACTTGGTTTTATGAAAACATTTGTGCGAAACTTCCTGGAATTCCAGAAATCGGATCGTTTGTTTATTCGCTTATCTTCTTAGCATTCTTTTGGGCTTTGGCTTATTGGTTAGATCAAAAGAAAATTTATGTTAAGGTGTAGTTACTATTTACGCACTATTTCAGTTAAAAATTATTCATTAAATACTATTTTTAGTAAATATTTCAATTAATCAACTCTCTTTTTTATCAAATAATTGCTTAAGTCTTAATAAAATACTTTTTATAAATATTTTTCAAAAAACTTGTAGTCTGAGTGGAAAAGATTATTTTTGCCTATTCGACAAGAAGAGTATGAAAAATATCCGTAATTTCTGTATTATCGCCCA
This portion of the Empedobacter stercoris genome encodes:
- the ftsY gene encoding signal recognition particle-docking protein FtsY; this encodes MSWFKKILGKESKEKLDEGLEKSKTSLFDKISRAVVGKSKVDDEVLDDLEEVLISSDVGVETTIKIIRRIEERVERDKYVSTSELDKILREEIAGLLSENNIEDTNGFAIPKKDVPYVIMVVGVNGVGKTTTIGKLASQFKSQGLKVVLGAADTFRAAAVDQLVIWSERAGVPIVKQAMGSDPASVAFDTIQSAVAQNADVVLIDTAGRLHNKVNLMNELTKIKRVMQKVIPDAPHEVLLVLDGSTGQNAFEQAKQFTQATEVSSLAVTKLDGTAKGGVVIGISDQFQIPVKYIGVGEGINDLQAFNKMEFVDSFFKRNN
- a CDS encoding DUF4295 family protein encodes the protein MAKKTVATLQTGSKKMTKVIKMVKSPKSGAYVFVEKVVNADDTDAFFAK
- the rpmG gene encoding 50S ribosomal protein L33, with amino-acid sequence MAKKGNRVQVILECTEHKESGMPGMSRYITTKNKKNTPDRIELKKYNPVLKKYTVHKEIK
- the rpmB gene encoding 50S ribosomal protein L28 codes for the protein MSNICQITGKRRLVGNNVSHANNKTKRTFEVNLFKKKFFMPEAGEWITLKVSAHGLKTINKLGVDEAVRRARKEGLIK
- the lnt gene encoding apolipoprotein N-acyltransferase — encoded protein: MKKYIAYAILSGLLLTAGWPSHGFPLLLFIGFVPLMLAEHQITQRAEFKKKRRKIFGLSYLAFFIWNAIVIWWLHYAQETNANGDLQNSWSAYLIPVFANSLFMSIVFQLYHVVKTKAGNLYGLVFLPAIWMSFDKLTLNWELTWPWFNLGNGFAKYHEWVQWYEYTGTFGGALWIWIVNIIVFYYLTAYINKKEIKYLNKLGIYAGLLIAVPIGLSYIMYANYEEKGKALDVLILQPDLDPYNEKYMKDGLQIYDELKQLALKNIQPKTQFVVAPETAVPGSSALIFDNMYDDLIVQDIQQWTSTKNDLHFVTGASIMRIYPMSSLASETASVMKDGITWYDAYNSALQIGGNDSIEVYHKSKLVPGVEIFPYRNYLMPIIGEFMLNFGGTTKTLGVQPHRSVFKNNTNTATVAPVICYESIYGDYTTEYVREGANVIFTMTNDSWWGSTDGHRQLLLYGNLRAIENRRAIVRSANSGISAFVNQRGDIMKSLPYGEQGALNGTILMNSELTFYTKYGDVIARIALLVMGIILAYTLAQKLLYKQNKKKI
- a CDS encoding M1 family metallopeptidase; amino-acid sequence: MKKLVLLLGLISMTTHAQVLNHKKEFTRQDSLRGTNNEFRNWWDVKHYKVSVEPDFKSKFIKGRTTITFDKTAPQKSDLIQIDLQEPMIVLAVKLNGKKISDFKRDGNVYFIHVGKNIKNTSNDLELEYSGHPIVAKKAPWDGGWIFEKDKKGRDWMTVAVQGLGASAWFPNKDYLGDEPDNGMELEIITPHDLVGVGNGRLVSKQEKNGKTASTWKVVNPINNYNIVPYVGNYVNFKDTYNGENGQLDLDYYVLDYNIDKAKSQFEQAKMMLKSFEHWFGPYAFYEDSFKIVETPHLGMEHQSGIAYGNKFENGYLGRDLSGSGWGLKWDFIIVHEAGHEWFGNNITEKDVADMWIHESFTAYSETLFTETFHGKEAGSEYVRGTRNAIQNDSPIIGVYGVNQEGSGDMYYKGANMIHTLRTWMNDDEKFRQLLRGLNKEFYHQTVTTEQIENYIAKYSGLNLTAFFNQYLRTVKVPTLELRENGNKVEYRYTNVVGGFAMPLRLKDSDITINPTSNWQTINHSTITKTSDVTINPNYYIEVSKS
- the dnaK gene encoding molecular chaperone DnaK gives rise to the protein MSKIIGIDLGTTNSCVSVMEGSEPVVIPNAEGKRTTPSIVAFVEGGEIKVGDSAKRQAVTNPKKTIYSIKRFMGTKFNNDADEIGRVPYSVVKGNNDTPAVDIDGRNYTPQEISAMILQKMKKTAEDYLGQEVSRAVITVPAYFNDAQRQATKEAGEIAGLKVERIINEPTAAALAYGLDKANSDKKIVVYDLGGGTFDVSILELGDGVFEVLSTNGDTHLGGDDFDDAIINWLASEFQAKEGVDLKKDAMALQRLREAAEKAKIELSSSAQTEINLPYVTANETGPKHLVETLTRSKFDQLTEDLVRRSMEPCKKALSDAGLSINDIDEVILVGGSTRMPKIQEEVEKFFGKKPSKGVNPDEVVAIGAAIQGGVLTGDVKDVLLLDVTPLSLGIETLGGVFTKLIEANTTIPTKKSEVFSTAVDNQPAVTLRIGQGERPLFNDNKEIGRFDLVDIPPAQRGVPQIEVTFDIDANGILSVSAKDKGTGKEQSIKIEASSGLSDADIERMKKEAQENAAKDEEAKNKIEKVNAADALIFQTEKQLTEYGDKIPADKKQPIEEALAEVKSAHAAQDVAAIDASMEKLNTAWNAASQEIYAAMNEGQESGAQAQPGADQGQAKNDGVEDVDFEEVK